The following coding sequences lie in one Vanacampus margaritifer isolate UIUO_Vmar chromosome 16, RoL_Vmar_1.0, whole genome shotgun sequence genomic window:
- the ddx52 gene encoding putative ATP-dependent RNA helicase DDX52, with protein MDAFELFRKLGSGAKFDLKRFGQDAARFKVVRTHVGDASLEQLSAIDYFASGVTNGAQSTATDREEEENEGEESDVGAKKRKRQDEKRVKKKKSTKKLKAGDVDGQNNSKQDGITWTSSLDWKIRNLAGDGKEKSSLKRLKQLHREKLNRLRSRHRINVHGSDMPDPASTFEEMQSEYQLDPRLLHNLRDAGLSVPTPIQMQAIPLMMHRREILACAPTGSGKTLAFCLPLLAHLKQPAKLGFRAVVISPTRELASQTHREMLRLSEGAGFRIHILNKATMAANKFGPQSNKKFDVLISTPNRLVFLLKQDPPAIDLSSVEWLVVDESDKLFEDGKTGFREQLAAIFLACSSAKVRRAFFSATCTQDVEQWCRLNLDNLVSVNIGHRNTAVASVEQELLFVGTENGKLVAVRDIIKKGFLPPVLVFVQSIERARELFHELVYEGINVDIIHAERTQQQRDNVVESFRCGKIWVLICTALMARGIDFKGVNLVLNYDFPTSAVEYIHRIGRTGRAGHQGKAITFFTENDKPLLRSIATVIKQAGCPVPDYMVGFKKIHSKVRRKLEKKPPNRTTISTTPRSLMKKLPKSVQKPPPPKSVQKKKTPKSVQKKQQKETTKKVQKNQKSPGKAGKRDKKTSNSLKKQVRKKKNKAQEK; from the exons ATGGACGCTTTTGAGTTGTTTCGGAAACTCGGATCTGGAGCTAAATTCGACCTGAAAAGGTTTGGCCAGGACGCCGCTCGCTTCAAG GTTGTCAGGACGCATGTGGGAGACGCGTCGCTCGAGCAGCTCTCTGCGATCGATTACTTCGCCTCAGGCGTGACGAATGGAGCGCAGAGCACAGCTACGGAtcgagaggaggaggagaatgaGGGAGAGGAGAGTGACGTCGGggccaaaaaaagaaagcgaCAAGATGAGAAGagggtgaagaagaaaaagtcgaCCAAAAAGCTAAAAGCGG GTGATGTTGACGGACAGAACAACTCAAAGCAGGACGGGATCACCTGGACATCCTCACTGGACTGGAAGATCCGGAACCTTGCAGGTGATGGGAAGGAGAAGTCGTCGCTGAAAAGACTGAAGCAGCTTCATCGCGAGAAG TTGAACCGCCTGCGTTCTCGTCACCGCATCAACGTGCACGGCAGCGACATGCCGGACCCCGCGTCCACCTTCGAGGAGATGCAGTCCGAGTACCAACTCGACCCGCGGCTCCTTCACAACCTGCGTGACGCCGGCCTCAGCGTGCCCACGCCCATTCAGATGCAGGCCATCCCGCTCATGATGCAC CGTCGCGAGATCCTGGCCTGCGCTCCGACGGGATCGGGCAAGACGCTGGCCTTCTGCCTCCCGCTGCTCGCGCACCTCAAGCAGCCCGCCAAGCTCGGCTTCAGGGCCGTCGTCATCTCGCCCACCAGAGAACTCGCCAGCCAG ACCCACCGAGAGATGCTGCGGCTGTCTGAGGGTGCCGGCTTCCGGATCCACATCCTAAACAAAGCGACGATGGCGGCCAACAAGTTTGGACCTCAGTCCAACAAAAAATTTG ATGTCCTCATCAGTACTCCCAATCGACTCGTCTTCCTTCTCAAGCAGGACCCCCCCGCCATTGACCTCAGCAG CGTGGAGTGGCTTGTGGTGGACGAGTCGGACAAGCTGTTCGAGGACGGCAAGACGGGCTTCAGGGAGCAGCTGGCCGCTATTTTCCTGGCGTGCTCCAGCGCCAAGGTGCGCCGGGCGTTCTTTAGCGCCACCTGCACACAGGATGTGGAACAGTGGTGCCGTCTCAACCTGGATAATCTGGTCTCTGTCAACATCGGACACAG GAACACGGCGGTGGCTTCCGTGGAGCAGGAGTTGCTGTTTGTCGGTACGGAGAACGGCAAGCTGGTGGCCGTGCGTGACATCATCAAAAAG GGCTTCCTGCCTCCCGTGCTGGTGTTCGTCCAGTCCATCGAGCGAGCGCGGGAGCTCTTCCACGAGCTTGTCTACGAGGGCATCAACGTGGACATCATTCACGCCGAGCGTACGCAGCAGCAg CGGGACAACGTGGTGGAGAGTTTCCGTTGCGGAAAGATCTGGGTACTGATCTGTACGGCGTTGATGGCGCGAGGAATCGACTTCAAGGGCGTCAACCTGGTGCTCAATTACGATTTCCCCACTAGTGCCGTTGAATACATTCACAGGATAG GTCGCACGGGCCGAGCGGGACATCAAGGGAAAGCCATCACCTTCTTCACAGAAAACGACAAACCGCTCCTGCGAAG CATCGCTACGGTCATCAAACAAGCCGGCTGTCCAGTACCAGATTACATGGTTGGCTTTAAGAAGATACACAG caaaGTGAGGAGGAAGCTGGAGAAGAAACCTCCCAATAGGACCACTATTAGCACCACACCGCGTTCCCTCATGAAGAAACTGCCCAAAAGTGTCCAGAAACCCCCACCGCCCAAAagtgtccagaaaaaaaaaacgcccaaaAGTGTCcagaaaaagcagcaaaaagAAACAACCAAAAAAGTCCAGAAAAATCAGAAAAGTCCAGGGAAAGCAGGAAAGCGTGACAAAAAAACGTCAAATTCTCTGAAAAAACAAGTCAG aaaaaagaagaacaaggcACAGGAAAAGTAG
- the birc2 gene encoding baculoviral IAP repeat-containing protein 2: protein METLLQLKNNPFLMGLCRSGAPPDLQYDNSSELFRISTFARFPASAVSERSLARAGWFYTGVGDRVQCFRCNVTAEGWLAGDCPAEKHRKLSPSCSFVQSLPSAANLLSSSHSAFSPLRVAAAAAAPLPGPGPAAPNPPGVSGEEPAGYLNIGFSGPPPPSSPLSSRGVEDMSHQRPPCHNPAMRREQDRLDSFHSWTLSIITPGELAKAGFYFLGLGDHVACFSCGGQLSNWEPGDRASSEHQRHYPNCRLVRGDRTDNVSLAGPPPPASSSSSSSSQLSSAALNNVSNPSMRQNDERLLTFVNWPTRIPVRPEQLARAGFYYVGRNDDVKCFCCDGGLRCWESGDDPWVEHAKWFPRCEYLLQEKGQEFVHQIQARFPRLFEQLLTNGDNSREFVDPTVVHLGPGDERCEDAVMMNTPVIKSALEMGFERSLVKQTVQSKILSSGENYRTVQELVSDLLSAEDQKREEEREMMAEAMASDGFTFVKRHQAALVQRLKSVEPVLEHLREQNVLSAEEYGGLQAQTSPQQQTAHLIELVLTKGNAAAEVFRNWIQKNDVHLLRELMAQSNEAASPSQDLSGLPMEEQLRRLQEERTCKVCMDKEVNIVFIPCGHLVVCKECAPSLRKCPICRGLVKGTVRTFLS, encoded by the exons ATGGAGACTCTCCTTCAACTGAAGAACAATCCTTTTCTGATGGGCCTTTGCCGCAGCGGAGCCCCGCCTGACCTGCAGTATGACAACTCCTCAG AACTGTTCCGCATCTCCACCTTCGCCCGCTTCCCGGCGTCGGCCGTCAGCGAGCGCAGCCTGGCGCGCGCCGGCTGGTTCTACACGGGCGTGGGCGACCGCGTGCAGTGTTTCCGCTGCAACGTGACGGCCGAGGGCTGGCTGGCGGGCGACTGTCCCGCTGAGAAGCACCGGAAGCTGTCGCCGTCCTGCTCCTTCGTGCAGAGCCTGCCGTCCGCCGCCAACCTGCTCTCCTCCTCCCACTCGGCTTTCTCGCCGCTGCGCgtcgctgccgccgccgccgcgcca CTTCCTGGCCCGGGCCCAGCCGCCCCGAATCCGCCGGGGGTTTCAGGCGAGGAGCCGGCGGGCTACCTGAACATTGGCTTCTCggggccgccgccgccttccAGCCCTCTCAGCTCTCGCGGCGTGGAGGACATGTCGCACCAGCGGCCCCCCTGCCACAACCCGGCCATGCGGCGCGAGCAGGACCGCCTGGACTCGTTCCACTCGTGGACGCTGTCCATCATCACGCCCGGCGAGCTGGCCAAGGCCGGGTTCTACTTCCTGGGGCTTGGCGACCACGTGGCCTGCTTCAGCTGCGGCGGGCAG CTGAGCAACTGGGAGCCGGGCGACCGCGCATCATCGGAGCACCAGCGCCACTACCCCAACTGCCGCCTGGTGCGGGGCGACCGCACCGACAACGTGTCATTGGCggggccgccgccgcctgcctcgtcgtcgtcgtcgtcgtcctcgcAGCTGTCGTCCGCCGCCCTCAACAACGTGTCCAACCCCTCCATGCGGCAGAACGACGAGCGGCTGCTCACCTTCGTCAACTGGCCTACGCGCATCCCCGTCAGGCCCGAGCAGCTCGCCAGGGCGGGATTCTACTATGTTG GTCGCAACGACGACGTGAAGTGCTTCTGCTGCGATGGAGGTTTGCGCTGCTGGGAGTCAGGAGACGACCCCTGGGTGGAACATGCAAAATGGTTTCCACG GTGCGAATATTTGCTGCAGGAGAAAGGTCAGGAGTTTGTGCACCAGATTCAGGCGCGCTTCCCTCGACTCTTTGAGCAG CTTCTGACAAATGGAGACAACTCCAGAGAATTTGTGGATCCAACAG TGGTGCACTTGGGCCCGGGCGACGAGCGTTGCGAGGACGCGGTGATGATGAACACGCCGGTCATCAAGTCGGCCCTGGAGATGGGGTTCGAGCGCAGCCTGGTCAAGCAGACGGTGCAGAGTAAGATCCTCAGCAGCGGCGAGAACTACCGCACCGTCCAGGAACTGGTCTCGGACCTGCTCAGCGCCGAGGACCAGAAGAGGGAGGAGGAGCGGGAGATGATGGCCGAGGCCATGGCGTCGG ACGGTTTCACGTTTGTCAAGCGACACCAGGCGGCTCTGGTGCAGCGACTCAAGAGCGTCGAGCCCGTCTTGGAACATCTACGAGAGCAAAATGTGCTCA GTGCCGAGGAGTACGGCGGGCTGCAGGCGCAGACGTCTCCGCAGCAACAGACGGCTCATCTCATCGAGCTGGTCCTCACCAAAGGCAACGCGGCCGCAGAAGTTTTCCGCAACTGGATCCAGAAAAATGACGTGCACCTGCTCAGGGAGCTCATGG cTCAGTCCAACGAGGCGGCGTCCCCCAGCCAGGACCTGTCGGGTCTTCCCATGGAGGAGCAGCTGCGGCGCCTTCAGGAGGAGCGAACGTGCAAAGTGTGCATGGACAAGGAGGTCAACATCGTCTTCATCCCGTGCGGACACCTGGTGGTGTGCAAGGAGTGCGCGCCGTCCCTGCGTAAGTGTCCCATTTGCAGAGGCCTGGTCAAAGGCACCGTGCGCACTTTCCTCTCCTAG
- the rpl23a gene encoding large ribosomal subunit protein uL23 — MAPKVKKAAVPVKTEAKSKALKAKKVVLKGIHSQKKKKIRTSPTFRRPKTLRLRRQPKYPRKSAPRRNKLDHYAIIKFPLTTESAMKKIEDNNTLVFIVDVKANKHQIKHAVRKLYDIDVSKVNTLIRPDGEKKAYVRLAPDYDALDVANKIGII, encoded by the exons ATGGCACCGAAGGTGAAGAAGGCAG CGGTCCCCGTCAAGACGGAGGCCAAATCGAAGGCCCTGAAGGCCAAGAAAGTTGTTCTCAAAGGCATCCACAgccagaaaaagaagaagatcagGACTTCTCCCACCTTCCGTCGCCCCAAGACCCTCCGTCTGCGCAGGCAGCCCAAGTACCCCCGCAAGAGTGCCCCCCGCAGGAACAA GTTGGATCACTACGCCATCATCAAGTTCCCGCTGACCACCGAGTCGGCCATGAAGAAGATTGAGGACAACAACACGCTGGTGTTCATCGTAGACGTCAAGGCCAACAAGCACCAGATCAAACACGCCGTCAGGAAACTCTACGACATCGACGTCTCTAAAGTCAACACGCTCATCAG GCCCGACGGCGAGAAGAAAGCGTACGTCCGCCTGGCGCCCGACTACGACGCGTTGGACGTCGCAAACAAG ATTGGAATCATCTAA